The Vicinamibacterales bacterium genome contains the following window.
TTGGGCGGCGTATCAGTCGGTGAACCAGCGCTTCGCCGAAGCGGTCGCGGAGGATTTGGCCGACGGCACGCCCGTGTTCATCCAGGATTACCACCTCGCGCTCGTCGCCGGCGAGCTGCGCCGTCTCAAGCCGAACGCGCGGACCGCGATCTTCTGGCACATCCCGTGGCCCAGCGCCGATCGGCTGCGCATGTGCCCGTGGCGGCGCGAGATCCTCGAAGGGCTGCTCGCGAACAATCTCATCGCCTTTCAGCTCGAACGCGATCGCCGCAACTTTCTCGCCGCCGTGCGCGAGGAGCTGCGCCTCGAGACGACCACCGGCGGCGTACGCCTCGCCGGACGCGACGTGCACGTCGTCGCCGTCCCGATCGGCGTGGACTTCGATCGCATCAACGCCACCGCGCGCGATCCCCGGCTGCTGGTCGAGAAGGATCGGCTGCGCCGCGAGCTGCGCATCGCCGCGCCGATCGTCGGCATCGGGGTCGACCGGCTCGACTACACGAAGGGGATCCCGGAGCGGCTCGACGCGATCGATCGCCTGCTCGCCGAATCTCCCGAGCTCGCGGCACAGCTGCTCTTCGTCCAGATCGGCGTGCCGTCGCGTTCCCGGCTCGAAAGCTACGCGTCGCTGGAAAAAGAGATCGACGCCCGCGTCGCCGACATCAACGCCCGCTACGGACGCGGGCCGGCCGACGGCCCGATCCGCTATCGCAAGGGGGCGCTGAAGCTGCGGCGCCTCGTCGCCCTCTATCAGCTCGCCGACTTCTGCATCGTCAGCTCGCTGCAC
Protein-coding sequences here:
- a CDS encoding trehalose-6-phosphate synthase, whose product is MLIVVSNREPYLHQTAEDGSVAAVPTTGGVAVALDALMRERGGTWIAHGAGEADRQVCDPRDRVRVPPDAPAYDLHRIWLTDEEEQRYYGGFSNEGLWPLCHTVHVKPVFRAEDWAAYQSVNQRFAEAVAEDLADGTPVFIQDYHLALVAGELRRLKPNARTAIFWHIPWPSADRLRMCPWRREILEGLLANNLIAFQLERDRRNFLAAVREELRLETTTGGVRLAGRDVHVVAVPIGVDFDRINATARDPRLLVEKDRLRRELRIAAPIVGIGVDRLDYTKGIPERLDAIDRLLAESPELAAQLLFVQIGVPSRSRLESYASLEKEIDARVADINARYGRGPADGPIRYRKGALKLRRLVALYQLADFCIVSSLHDGMNLVAKEFVAARNDEDGVLVLSELTGAAQELGEAIIINPYDGRGFIDALRRAISMPPEERMRRMRRLRRAVAGRSVFAWASEILDNLQRIQSGRRSWFGRVA